In a single window of the Bacillus clarus genome:
- the rpsJ gene encoding 30S ribosomal protein S10 has product MAKEKIRIRLKAYDHRILDQSAEKIVETAKRSGATVSGPIPLPTEKTVYTILRAVHKYKDSREQFEMRTHKRLIDIVSPTPQTVDSLMRLDLPSGVDIEIKL; this is encoded by the coding sequence ATGGCAAAAGAAAAAATTCGTATCCGTTTAAAAGCTTACGATCACCGTATTCTTGATCAGTCAGCTGAGAAAATTGTAGAAACAGCTAAGCGTTCTGGGGCAACAGTTTCTGGTCCGATCCCATTACCAACTGAAAAGACTGTTTACACAATTCTTCGTGCTGTTCATAAGTACAAAGATTCTCGTGAGCAATTCGAAATGCGCACGCACAAACGTCTAATCGACATCGTGAGTCCTACTCCGCAAACAGTAGATTCATTAATGCGTTTAGACTTACCATCTGGTGTAGATATCGAAATCAAACTATAA
- the rpsQ gene encoding 30S ribosomal protein S17 has protein sequence MSERNQRKVYTGRVVSDKMDKTITVLVETYKTHSLYGKRVKYSKKYKAHDEQNQAKIGDIVKIMETRPLSATKRFRLVEIVEEAVII, from the coding sequence GTGAGCGAACGTAACCAACGCAAAGTTTATACTGGTCGTGTTGTGTCTGATAAAATGGACAAAACGATTACAGTTTTAGTTGAAACTTACAAAACTCATTCCTTGTACGGAAAACGTGTTAAGTATTCTAAAAAGTACAAAGCCCATGATGAGCAAAACCAAGCAAAAATTGGCGATATCGTAAAAATCATGGAAACTCGCCCGCTTTCTGCTACTAAGCGTTTCCGTTTAGTTGAAATCGTTGAAGAAGCGGTTATTATCTAA
- the rplC gene encoding 50S ribosomal protein L3, which yields MTKGILGRKIGMTQVFAENGELIPVTVIAANPNVVLQKKTTETDGYNAIQFGFEDKREKLTNKPEQGHTAKASTTPKRFIREIRDADVDGLEVGQEVKVDVFAAGEIVDVTGISKGKGFQGVIKRHGQSRGPMSHGSRYHRRPGSMGPVAPNRVFKGKKLAGRMGGDQVTIQNLEIVQVDTERNLLLVKGNVPGAKKSLVVVQGAVKVSK from the coding sequence ATGACCAAAGGAATCTTAGGAAGAAAGATCGGTATGACTCAAGTATTTGCTGAAAATGGTGAGCTAATCCCAGTAACGGTAATCGCTGCTAATCCAAACGTTGTTCTTCAAAAGAAAACAACAGAAACTGATGGCTACAACGCAATTCAGTTTGGATTCGAAGATAAACGTGAAAAGTTAACTAACAAGCCTGAACAAGGCCACACTGCTAAAGCATCTACAACTCCTAAGCGCTTCATTCGCGAAATCCGCGATGCAGACGTGGACGGATTAGAGGTTGGTCAAGAGGTAAAAGTTGATGTTTTCGCTGCAGGTGAAATCGTTGACGTAACAGGAATTTCTAAAGGTAAAGGTTTCCAAGGTGTAATTAAACGCCACGGACAATCTCGCGGACCTATGTCTCATGGTTCTCGCTATCACCGTCGTCCAGGTTCAATGGGCCCAGTTGCTCCGAACCGTGTATTCAAAGGTAAAAAACTTGCTGGACGTATGGGTGGAGACCAAGTTACTATCCAAAACTTAGAAATCGTTCAAGTTGACACTGAGCGCAACTTATTACTAGTAAAAGGTAACGTTCCAGGTGCTAAGAAATCTCTTGTAGTTGTTCAAGGCGCTGTGAAGGTTAGCAAATAA
- the rplX gene encoding 50S ribosomal protein L24, which yields MHVKKGDKVQVITGKDKGKQGVILVAFPKQNRVIVEGVNIVKKHSKPSQLNPQGGIITKEAPIHVSNVMILDPKTGEPTRVGFKVEDGKKVRIAKKSGELLDK from the coding sequence ATGCATGTAAAAAAAGGTGATAAAGTACAGGTAATCACTGGTAAAGACAAAGGAAAACAAGGTGTTATCCTTGTGGCTTTCCCAAAGCAAAACCGTGTTATCGTTGAGGGTGTTAACATCGTTAAGAAGCACTCTAAGCCATCTCAATTAAATCCACAAGGTGGAATTATTACGAAAGAAGCACCTATTCACGTTTCTAATGTTATGATATTAGATCCGAAAACAGGCGAACCTACTCGCGTAGGCTTCAAAGTAGAAGATGGTAAAAAAGTTCGTATTGCAAAAAAATCTGGTGAATTATTAGATAAATAA
- the rplW gene encoding 50S ribosomal protein L23 translates to MRDPRDIIKRPVITERSMEMMAEKKYTFDVDVKSNKTEVKDALEAIFGVKVEKVNIMNYKPKAKRVGRHAGFTSRRRKAIVKLTADSKEIEIFQGV, encoded by the coding sequence ATGAGAGATCCTCGTGATATCATTAAGCGCCCAGTTATCACTGAACGTTCTATGGAAATGATGGCTGAAAAAAAATACACGTTCGATGTGGACGTTAAATCTAATAAAACAGAAGTTAAAGATGCTCTAGAAGCGATTTTTGGTGTTAAAGTAGAAAAAGTGAACATCATGAACTACAAGCCGAAAGCAAAACGCGTTGGTCGTCACGCTGGTTTTACTAGCCGTCGTCGTAAAGCAATCGTTAAGCTAACTGCTGACAGCAAAGAAATCGAAATCTTCCAAGGCGTTTAA
- the tuf gene encoding elongation factor Tu yields the protein MAKAKFERSKPHVNIGTIGHVDHGKTTLTAAITTVLAKAGGAEARGYDQIDAAPEERERGITISTAHVEYETETRHYAHVDCPGHADYVKNMITGAAQMDGGILVVSAADGPMPQTREHILLSRQVGVPYIVVFLNKCDMVDDEELLELVEMEVRDLLSEYGFPGDDIPVIKGSALKALQGEAEWEEKIIELMTEVDAYIPTPERETDKPFLMPIEDVFSITGRGTVATGRVERGIVKVGDVVEIIGLAEENASTTVTGVEMFRKLLDQAQAGDNIGALLRGVAREDIQRGQVLAKSGSVKAHAKFKAEVFVLSKEEGGRHTPFFANYRPQFYFRTTDVTGIIQLPEGTEMVMPGDNIEMTIELIAPIAIEEGTKFSIREGGRTVGYGVVATIVE from the coding sequence ATGGCTAAAGCTAAATTCGAACGTTCTAAACCCCATGTTAACATCGGTACAATCGGCCACGTTGACCATGGTAAAACTACATTAACTGCTGCGATCACTACAGTTCTTGCAAAAGCTGGTGGTGCTGAAGCACGCGGATACGATCAAATCGACGCTGCTCCAGAAGAAAGAGAGCGCGGAATCACAATCTCAACTGCACACGTTGAGTACGAAACTGAAACTCGTCACTATGCACACGTTGACTGCCCAGGTCACGCTGACTATGTTAAAAACATGATCACTGGTGCTGCTCAAATGGACGGCGGTATCTTAGTAGTATCTGCTGCTGATGGCCCAATGCCTCAAACACGTGAGCACATCCTTCTTTCTCGTCAAGTAGGTGTTCCTTACATCGTTGTATTCTTAAACAAATGCGACATGGTAGACGACGAAGAATTATTAGAATTAGTAGAAATGGAAGTTCGCGACCTATTATCTGAATACGGATTCCCAGGCGACGACATTCCTGTAATTAAAGGTTCTGCTCTTAAAGCTCTTCAAGGAGAAGCTGAGTGGGAAGAAAAAATCATCGAATTAATGACTGAAGTTGATGCTTACATCCCAACTCCAGAACGTGAAACTGACAAACCATTCTTAATGCCTATCGAGGATGTATTCTCTATCACAGGTCGTGGTACAGTTGCAACTGGTCGTGTTGAGCGCGGTATCGTTAAAGTTGGTGACGTAGTAGAAATCATCGGTCTTGCTGAAGAAAATGCTTCTACAACTGTAACTGGTGTAGAAATGTTCCGTAAACTTCTTGACCAAGCTCAAGCTGGAGACAACATCGGTGCTCTACTTCGTGGGGTTGCTCGTGAAGACATCCAACGTGGACAAGTACTTGCGAAAAGCGGTTCTGTAAAAGCTCACGCTAAATTCAAAGCTGAAGTTTTCGTATTATCTAAAGAAGAAGGTGGACGTCACACTCCATTCTTCGCTAACTACCGTCCTCAGTTCTACTTCCGTACAACTGACGTAACTGGTATCATCCAATTACCAGAAGGTACTGAAATGGTAATGCCTGGTGACAACATCGAAATGACTATCGAACTTATCGCTCCAATCGCTATCGAAGAGGGAACAAAATTCTCTATTCGTGAAGGTGGACGTACAGTAGGTTACGGTGTAGTTGCAACTATCGTTGAGTAA
- the rplD gene encoding 50S ribosomal protein L4, which translates to MPKVTVYNQTGSQVGEIELAEAIFGIEPNEAVLFEAVMMQRASLRQGTHKVKTRSEVRGGGRKPWRQKGTGRARQGSIRSPQWRGGGTVFGPTPRSYAYKLPKKVRRLAIKSALATKVVENNIVVLEDLVLNAPKTKDMVAVLKGLTVEKKALIVTADANESVELSARNIPGVTVITADGVNVLDVLHHDKLIMTKAAVEKVEEVLA; encoded by the coding sequence ATGCCAAAAGTTACTGTATATAACCAAACTGGTTCACAGGTTGGTGAAATCGAATTAGCTGAAGCTATTTTCGGTATCGAACCAAATGAAGCTGTACTTTTCGAAGCTGTAATGATGCAACGTGCATCTTTACGTCAAGGTACACACAAAGTAAAAACTCGCTCTGAAGTTCGCGGTGGTGGTCGTAAACCATGGCGTCAAAAAGGAACTGGACGTGCTCGTCAAGGTTCTATCCGCTCTCCTCAATGGCGTGGTGGTGGTACGGTATTCGGACCTACACCAAGAAGCTATGCGTACAAACTTCCTAAGAAAGTTCGTCGTTTAGCAATCAAATCTGCATTAGCTACTAAAGTAGTTGAGAACAACATTGTAGTTCTTGAAGACCTAGTGTTAAATGCACCAAAAACAAAAGACATGGTAGCAGTACTTAAAGGATTAACTGTTGAGAAGAAAGCTCTTATCGTAACTGCTGATGCAAACGAATCTGTAGAGTTATCTGCTCGCAATATCCCTGGAGTAACAGTAATCACTGCTGATGGCGTAAACGTTTTAGACGTGCTTCATCATGATAAGCTAATCATGACAAAAGCGGCAGTGGAAAAAGTAGAGGAGGTGCTTGCATAA
- the rpmC gene encoding 50S ribosomal protein L29 translates to MKTNDIRELTTAEIETKVKALKEELFNLRFQLATGQLENPTRIREVRKAIARMKTVVREREIGINR, encoded by the coding sequence ATGAAAACTAATGATATTCGTGAATTAACCACTGCCGAAATCGAAACAAAAGTTAAAGCTTTAAAGGAAGAGTTGTTTAATCTTCGCTTCCAACTTGCTACAGGACAATTAGAGAATCCAACTCGCATCCGTGAAGTGCGTAAAGCGATTGCTCGTATGAAAACTGTAGTTCGTGAAAGAGAGATCGGAATTAATCGATAA
- a CDS encoding ribosomal L7Ae/L30e/S12e/Gadd45 family protein has translation MSYQKVSTAENVVVGHKRTLEAIKDGTVKEVVIAEDADMRLTHVITRTALQYNVPITKVESVRKLGKASGIQVGASAIGIIS, from the coding sequence ATGTCTTATCAAAAAGTGTCAACTGCTGAAAATGTAGTCGTTGGTCATAAACGAACATTGGAAGCAATCAAAGATGGTACAGTTAAAGAAGTTGTCATTGCAGAAGATGCTGACATGCGGTTAACCCATGTTATTACTCGTACTGCATTGCAATATAACGTACCCATAACAAAGGTTGAATCAGTTCGTAAGCTTGGTAAAGCTTCGGGGATTCAAGTGGGAGCTTCAGCAATAGGAATAATAAGTTAA
- the rpsS gene encoding 30S ribosomal protein S19, producing MARSLKKGPFVDEHLMNKMEKLVASEQKQVVKTWSRRSTIFPQFIGHTIAVYDGRKHVPVYITEDMVGHKLGEFAPTRTYKGHLADDKKTRR from the coding sequence ATGGCTCGTAGCTTAAAAAAAGGACCATTTGTCGATGAGCACTTAATGAACAAAATGGAAAAATTAGTTGCATCTGAGCAAAAACAAGTTGTTAAAACTTGGTCTCGCCGTTCAACAATCTTCCCTCAGTTCATCGGGCACACAATCGCTGTATATGATGGTCGTAAACACGTACCTGTGTACATCACTGAGGATATGGTTGGCCATAAGTTAGGTGAATTTGCACCAACTCGTACGTATAAAGGTCACCTTGCTGACGATAAGAAAACTAGAAGATAA
- the rplV gene encoding 50S ribosomal protein L22, whose product MQAKAVARTVRIAPRKVRLVVDLIRGKQVGEAIAILNHTPKTASPVVEKVLKSAIANAEHNYEMDINNLVVEKVFVDEGPTLKRFRPRAMGRASQINKRTSHITVVVSEKKEG is encoded by the coding sequence ATGCAAGCTAAAGCAGTAGCGAGAACAGTTCGTATTGCTCCTCGTAAAGTTCGTTTAGTAGTAGACTTAATCCGAGGTAAGCAAGTGGGTGAAGCGATTGCTATCCTTAACCACACACCAAAAACTGCTTCTCCAGTTGTAGAAAAAGTTTTAAAATCTGCAATCGCAAATGCAGAGCACAATTATGAAATGGACATTAACAACCTAGTTGTAGAAAAAGTTTTCGTTGACGAAGGTCCAACGTTGAAACGTTTCCGTCCACGTGCAATGGGTCGTGCAAGCCAAATTAACAAACGCACAAGCCACATCACAGTTGTGGTATCAGAAAAGAAGGAGGGATAA
- the fusA gene encoding elongation factor G: protein MAREFSLENTRNIGIMAHIDAGKTTATERILYYTGRIHKIGETHEGASQMDWMEQEQERGITITSAATTAQWKGHRVNIIDTPGHVDFTVEVERSLRVLDGAVAVLDAQSGVEPQTETVWRQATTYGVPRIVFVNKMDKIGADFLYSVGTIHDRLQANAHPIQLPIGAEDEFNGIIDLVEECAYMYGNDLGTDIERVEIPEEHKELAEEYRGKLIEAVAELDEEMMMKYLEGEEITVEELKAGIRKATTSVEFFPVICGSAFKNKGVQILLDAVIDYLPSPLDVPAIKGILPDTDEEVERKSSDEEPFAALAFKIMTDPYVGKLTFFRVYSGVLNSGSYVKNSTKGKRERVGRILQMHANSREEISTVYAGDIAAAVGLKDTTTGDTLCDEKSLVILESMEFPEPVISVAIEPKSKADQDKMGTALSKLSEEDPTFRAHTDQETGQTIIAGMGELHLDIIVDRMRREFKVEANVGAPQVAYRETFRAAAKVEGKFARQSGGRGQFGHVWIEFEPNEEGKGFEFENKIVGGVVPREYIPAVGAGLEDALKNGVLAGYPLVDIKAALVDGSYHDVDSSEMAFKIAASMALKAAVSKCNPVILEPMMKVEVVIPEEYMGDIMGDVTSRRGRVEGMEARGNAQVVRAMVPLSEMFGYATSLRSNTQGRGTFSMTFDHYEEVPKSVSEEIIKKNKGE from the coding sequence ATGGCAAGAGAGTTCTCTTTAGAAAACACTCGTAATATTGGTATCATGGCTCACATCGATGCTGGTAAAACAACAGCAACTGAGCGTATCCTGTACTACACAGGTCGTATTCATAAAATCGGTGAAACTCACGAAGGTGCATCTCAGATGGACTGGATGGAGCAAGAGCAAGAGCGTGGTATCACAATTACTTCTGCTGCAACTACAGCTCAATGGAAAGGTCACCGTGTAAACATCATTGACACTCCAGGACACGTAGACTTCACAGTAGAAGTAGAACGTTCTTTACGCGTACTTGATGGCGCAGTAGCAGTACTTGATGCACAATCTGGTGTAGAACCACAAACAGAAACTGTTTGGCGTCAGGCTACTACTTACGGCGTACCTCGTATCGTATTCGTTAACAAAATGGATAAGATCGGTGCAGATTTCTTATACTCTGTAGGAACAATCCACGATCGTTTACAAGCAAACGCGCATCCAATTCAGTTACCAATCGGTGCTGAAGATGAGTTCAATGGTATCATTGACCTTGTTGAAGAGTGTGCTTACATGTACGGTAACGATTTAGGAACAGACATCGAGCGTGTTGAAATTCCTGAAGAGCATAAAGAATTAGCTGAAGAATACCGTGGAAAACTTATTGAAGCGGTAGCTGAGCTTGATGAAGAAATGATGATGAAGTACCTAGAAGGTGAAGAAATCACTGTAGAAGAGCTTAAAGCTGGTATCCGTAAGGCTACAACTTCTGTAGAATTCTTCCCAGTAATCTGTGGTTCTGCATTCAAAAACAAAGGTGTTCAAATTCTGTTAGATGCAGTTATTGACTACTTACCATCTCCATTAGATGTACCTGCTATTAAAGGTATTCTTCCGGATACAGATGAAGAAGTAGAACGTAAGTCTAGCGATGAAGAACCATTTGCAGCTTTAGCATTCAAAATCATGACTGACCCTTATGTTGGTAAGTTAACGTTCTTCCGTGTGTACTCTGGTGTGTTAAACTCTGGATCATACGTGAAAAACTCAACTAAAGGTAAGCGTGAGCGTGTAGGACGTATCCTACAAATGCACGCTAACAGCCGTGAAGAGATTTCAACAGTTTATGCTGGTGATATCGCTGCTGCTGTAGGTTTAAAAGATACTACTACTGGTGATACTCTTTGTGACGAGAAGAGCCTTGTTATCCTTGAGTCTATGGAATTCCCAGAGCCAGTTATCTCTGTAGCTATCGAACCAAAATCTAAAGCTGACCAAGATAAAATGGGTACAGCATTATCTAAGCTTTCTGAAGAAGATCCAACATTCCGTGCTCACACTGACCAAGAAACTGGCCAAACAATCATCGCTGGTATGGGTGAACTTCACCTTGATATCATCGTTGACCGTATGCGCCGTGAGTTCAAAGTGGAAGCAAACGTTGGTGCTCCTCAGGTAGCATACCGTGAGACTTTCCGCGCTGCTGCGAAAGTTGAAGGTAAGTTCGCTCGTCAATCTGGTGGTCGTGGACAATTCGGTCACGTTTGGATTGAGTTTGAACCTAATGAAGAAGGTAAAGGATTCGAATTCGAAAACAAGATCGTCGGTGGTGTAGTTCCACGTGAATACATCCCAGCTGTTGGAGCAGGTCTTGAAGATGCACTTAAAAATGGTGTACTAGCTGGTTATCCACTAGTTGACATTAAAGCTGCATTAGTTGACGGATCTTACCATGATGTTGACTCCTCTGAGATGGCGTTCAAAATCGCTGCATCTATGGCGCTTAAAGCTGCGGTTTCTAAATGTAACCCAGTAATTCTTGAGCCAATGATGAAAGTTGAAGTTGTAATTCCTGAAGAGTACATGGGTGACATTATGGGTGACGTAACATCTCGTCGTGGACGTGTAGAAGGTATGGAAGCTCGCGGTAACGCTCAAGTTGTTCGCGCTATGGTTCCACTTTCTGAAATGTTCGGTTATGCAACGTCATTACGTTCTAACACTCAAGGACGCGGAACATTCTCAATGACATTTGATCATTATGAAGAAGTACCGAAGTCTGTTTCAGAAGAAATTATCAAAAAAAATAAAGGTGAATAA
- the rplN gene encoding 50S ribosomal protein L14, translating to MIQQESRLKVADNSGARELLTIKVLGGSGRKYANIGDIIVATVKQATPGGVVKKGDVVKAVVVRTKSGARRPDGSYISFDENAAVIIKDDKSPRGTRIFGPVARELRDSNFMKIVSLAPEVL from the coding sequence ATGATCCAACAAGAATCTCGTTTGAAAGTTGCTGACAACTCTGGTGCACGTGAACTTTTAACAATTAAAGTATTAGGCGGCTCTGGTCGTAAATATGCTAACATCGGTGATATTATCGTTGCTACGGTAAAACAAGCAACACCAGGTGGCGTTGTTAAAAAAGGTGACGTTGTTAAGGCAGTAGTGGTACGTACGAAGAGCGGAGCTCGTCGTCCGGACGGTTCTTACATTAGCTTTGATGAAAACGCAGCGGTTATCATTAAAGACGATAAGAGCCCACGTGGTACTCGTATCTTCGGACCAGTAGCTCGTGAATTACGTGATAGCAACTTCATGAAGATCGTTTCTTTAGCTCCAGAAGTTCTATAA
- the rpsL gene encoding 30S ribosomal protein S12: MPTINQLVRNGRTDKVWKSKSPALNKGFNSLKKKSTDISAPQKRGVCTRVGTMTPKKPNSALRKYARVRLTNGIEVTAYIPGIGHNLQEHSVVLIRGGRVKDLPGVRYHIVRGALDTAGVDKRMQGRSKYGTKRPKPAKK; encoded by the coding sequence ATGCCTACTATTAACCAATTAGTGAGAAATGGTCGTACTGATAAAGTATGGAAATCTAAATCACCTGCGTTAAACAAAGGTTTCAACTCTTTAAAGAAAAAATCAACTGATATCTCTGCACCTCAAAAACGTGGTGTATGTACTCGTGTTGGTACAATGACTCCAAAGAAACCGAACTCAGCGTTACGTAAATACGCTCGTGTACGTTTAACAAATGGTATCGAGGTTACAGCTTACATCCCAGGTATCGGTCATAACCTACAAGAGCATAGCGTAGTATTAATTCGCGGTGGTCGTGTAAAGGATTTACCAGGGGTACGTTACCACATCGTTCGTGGTGCGCTTGATACAGCTGGTGTTGACAAACGTATGCAAGGACGTTCTAAATATGGTACTAAGCGACCAAAACCTGCTAAAAAATAA
- the rplB gene encoding 50S ribosomal protein L2 has product MGIKKYNPTTNGRRNMTTNDFAEITTDRPEKSLLAPLSKKAGRNNQGKITVRHQGGGHKRQYRIIDFKRNKDGIPGRVATIEYDPNRSANIALINYVDGEKRYILAPKTLEVGMEVMSGPEADIKIGNALPLINIPVGTVVHNIELKPGRGGQLVRSAGTSAQVLGKEGKYVLVRLTSGEVRLVLSACRATIGQVGNEQHELIKIGKAGRSRWLGKRPTVRGSVMNPVDHPHGGGEGRSPIGRKSPMSPWGKPTLGFKTRKKNKASDKFIVRRRKK; this is encoded by the coding sequence ATGGGAATTAAAAAGTATAATCCAACTACTAACGGTCGTCGTAACATGACTACGAATGATTTCGCTGAAATCACGACTGACAGACCCGAAAAGTCTTTACTTGCTCCTTTAAGCAAGAAGGCTGGTCGTAATAACCAAGGTAAAATTACTGTACGTCATCAAGGTGGCGGACATAAGCGTCAATACCGTATCATCGACTTTAAGCGTAACAAAGATGGAATTCCAGGACGCGTTGCTACGATCGAATACGATCCAAACCGCTCTGCGAATATCGCATTAATTAACTACGTTGACGGTGAAAAACGTTACATTCTTGCTCCTAAAACTTTAGAAGTAGGTATGGAAGTTATGTCTGGCCCAGAAGCTGACATCAAAATCGGTAACGCATTACCATTAATTAACATTCCAGTAGGTACTGTTGTTCATAACATTGAGCTTAAGCCTGGTCGTGGCGGACAATTAGTTCGTTCTGCTGGTACATCTGCTCAAGTACTTGGTAAAGAAGGTAAATACGTACTTGTACGTTTAACTTCTGGTGAAGTACGTCTTGTATTATCTGCTTGTCGCGCTACAATCGGTCAAGTTGGTAACGAACAACACGAACTTATCAAAATCGGTAAAGCAGGTCGCTCTCGCTGGTTAGGTAAGCGCCCAACAGTTCGTGGTTCTGTAATGAACCCGGTTGATCACCCACACGGTGGTGGTGAAGGACGCTCTCCAATCGGACGTAAGTCTCCAATGTCTCCATGGGGTAAACCAACTCTTGGATTCAAGACTCGTAAGAAAAACAAAGCGTCTGACAAATTTATCGTTCGTCGTCGTAAAAAATAA
- the rplP gene encoding 50S ribosomal protein L16, giving the protein MLMPKRVKYRREHRGKMRGRAKGGTEIAFGEFGLQAQAASWITNRQIEAARRAMTRYMKRGGKVWIKIFPSKPYTAKPLEVRMGSGKGAPEGWVAVVKPGKIMFEIAGVSEEVAREALRLAAHKLPVKCKFVKREENGGESNEN; this is encoded by the coding sequence ATGTTAATGCCTAAACGCGTAAAATATCGTAGAGAGCATCGTGGTAAAATGCGTGGTCGTGCAAAAGGTGGAACTGAAATTGCTTTCGGTGAATTCGGTTTACAAGCACAAGCTGCTTCATGGATTACAAACCGTCAAATCGAAGCTGCTCGTCGTGCAATGACTCGTTACATGAAACGTGGCGGTAAAGTATGGATTAAAATTTTCCCTTCTAAGCCTTACACTGCAAAACCTCTAGAAGTACGTATGGGTTCCGGTAAAGGGGCACCAGAAGGCTGGGTAGCAGTAGTAAAACCTGGGAAAATTATGTTCGAAATCGCGGGTGTATCTGAAGAGGTAGCACGCGAAGCATTACGTCTTGCAGCTCACAAGTTACCAGTGAAATGTAAATTCGTAAAACGTGAAGAAAATGGTGGTGAATCTAATGAAAACTAA
- the rpsG gene encoding 30S ribosomal protein S7 produces MPRKGPVAKRDVLPDPMYNSKLVTRLINKMMVDGKKGKSQTILYNAFDIVRERSDKEPMEVFEQALKNIMPVLEVRARRVGGANYQVPVEVRPERRTTLGLRWLVNYARLRGEKTMEERLAYEILDAANNAGASVKKREDTHKMAEANKAFAHYRW; encoded by the coding sequence ATGCCTCGTAAAGGACCTGTTGCGAAACGTGACGTGTTACCAGATCCAATGTACAATTCTAAGCTTGTAACACGCCTAATCAACAAAATGATGGTTGACGGTAAAAAAGGTAAATCTCAAACAATTCTTTATAACGCTTTCGATATCGTTCGTGAACGTTCAGATAAAGAACCTATGGAAGTATTCGAACAAGCTCTTAAGAACATCATGCCTGTTCTTGAAGTACGCGCTCGTCGTGTTGGTGGTGCTAACTACCAAGTTCCAGTTGAGGTTCGTCCAGAACGCCGTACAACTTTAGGTCTTCGCTGGTTAGTAAACTATGCTCGTCTTCGTGGTGAAAAAACTATGGAAGAGCGTCTAGCTTACGAAATCTTAGATGCAGCTAACAACGCTGGTGCATCTGTTAAGAAACGTGAAGACACTCATAAAATGGCAGAAGCTAACAAAGCATTTGCTCATTACCGTTGGTAG
- the rpsC gene encoding 30S ribosomal protein S3, translating to MGQKVNPIGLRVGVIRDWESRWFAEKDYATLLHEDIKIREYITVRLKDSAVAKVEIERAANRVNVTIHTAKPGMVIGKGGTEVEALRKALNQLTGKRVHINILEVKRADLNAKLVGENIARQLENRVSFRRAQKQVIQRAMRAGAKGIKTQVSGRLGGADIARAESYSEGTVPLHTLRADIDYAAVEADTTYGKLGVKVWIYRGEVLPTKKKASEEGGK from the coding sequence ATGGGTCAAAAGGTTAATCCAATTGGTCTTCGTGTCGGTGTTATCCGTGACTGGGAATCTCGTTGGTTCGCTGAGAAAGATTACGCTACATTATTACATGAAGACATCAAAATCCGTGAGTACATTACTGTACGCTTAAAAGATTCTGCTGTTGCTAAAGTAGAAATCGAACGTGCAGCAAATCGTGTAAATGTTACAATTCACACTGCAAAACCTGGTATGGTAATTGGTAAAGGTGGTACTGAAGTTGAAGCACTTCGTAAAGCTCTTAACCAATTAACAGGCAAGCGTGTACACATCAACATTTTAGAAGTTAAGAGAGCTGATCTTAACGCTAAATTAGTAGGCGAAAACATCGCTCGTCAATTAGAAAACCGTGTATCATTCCGTCGTGCACAAAAGCAAGTTATTCAACGTGCTATGCGTGCAGGTGCGAAAGGTATTAAAACACAGGTTTCTGGTCGTCTTGGCGGAGCTGATATCGCTCGTGCAGAATCTTACAGTGAAGGAACTGTTCCACTTCATACACTTCGCGCTGATATTGACTATGCAGCAGTTGAAGCTGATACAACATACGGTAAATTAGGCGTAAAAGTATGGATCTACCGTGGAGAAGTCCTTCCTACAAAAAAGAAAGCTTCTGAGGAAGGAGGAAAATAA